A single region of the Photobacterium sanguinicancri genome encodes:
- a CDS encoding nucleotidyltransferase family protein, producing the protein MQRIITLIENDKLRQEALHCVSLLALPQCYLAAGFVRNLVWDHLHPEKQITTPLNDLDVIYFDPTESDPSRDIALEQQLSDMMPNQNWQVRNQARMHGYNGDRPYLSTLDAMRFWPEKETAIAIRKVPTTTGRDGYQGISAFGLDSLFDLKITHNPRRSRALFEQRVLAKQWLTHWPKLTIGSFSDAE; encoded by the coding sequence ATGCAGCGAATTATCACCCTCATCGAAAACGATAAATTACGGCAAGAGGCGCTTCATTGTGTATCGCTACTGGCACTTCCACAATGTTATTTAGCCGCTGGCTTTGTCAGAAATTTAGTCTGGGATCACCTGCATCCCGAAAAACAGATAACAACCCCGCTCAATGATCTGGATGTTATTTATTTCGACCCAACTGAAAGCGATCCAAGCAGGGATATTGCGCTTGAGCAACAACTCTCAGACATGATGCCCAATCAAAATTGGCAAGTGCGAAATCAAGCAAGGATGCACGGCTATAATGGCGATCGCCCATATTTAAGTACACTAGATGCCATGCGTTTTTGGCCAGAAAAAGAAACAGCCATCGCCATTCGAAAAGTGCCAACGACAACAGGCAGAGATGGTTACCAAGGGATAAGCGCTTTTGGCCTAGATTCTTTATTTGATCTCAAGATCACCCATAACCCTAGGCGTTCACGCGCTCTCTTCGAGCAACGAGTCCTAGCAAAGCAGTGGTTAACCCACTGGCCTAAACTCACAATTGGAAGTTTTAGTGATGCAGAATGA
- a CDS encoding bifunctional diaminohydroxyphosphoribosylaminopyrimidine deaminase/5-amino-6-(5-phosphoribosylamino)uracil reductase RibD: MQNDEKYMLRALELSQQALPQCRPNPPVGCVLVKNGSIISEGYTQPPGQHHAEAHAIAQYLENRLANQLVNEHKENTPVDFSDVTAYVTLEPCSFVGRTPSCANTLATLGVKRVVVAMIDPDPRNSGKGLDRIKQANIQVDVGICEDHVKAFISQYLIK; encoded by the coding sequence ATGCAGAATGATGAAAAGTACATGTTACGGGCACTTGAGTTATCACAACAAGCGCTACCGCAATGTCGCCCCAACCCTCCCGTTGGCTGTGTGCTGGTAAAAAATGGGAGCATCATTAGTGAAGGTTATACTCAGCCGCCCGGTCAGCATCATGCTGAAGCACATGCTATCGCGCAATACCTAGAGAATAGACTCGCTAATCAGCTAGTTAATGAACATAAAGAGAACACGCCAGTCGATTTTAGTGATGTAACCGCTTATGTCACACTTGAACCCTGCTCTTTTGTGGGACGAACGCCTTCTTGCGCAAACACCCTTGCAACATTAGGGGTTAAACGTGTGGTCGTCGCTATGATCGATCCTGATCCGCGAAACAGCGGTAAAGGCCTAGATCGAATAAAACAAGCGAACATTCAAGTTGATGTTGGAATATGTGAAGACCACGTAAAAGCCTTTATAAGCCAATATCTGATAAAGTGA
- a CDS encoding ASCH domain-containing protein, protein MNPNQQAMLDAYLVQLSPEERAAIPQVVAEYFCADEYNANECARLINKGIKRASCSLKEGYDIDNEPLPQVGNLTLVLNWAEEPVCIVRLTEVSTSPFNQVTREFAESEGEGDGSYEWWHQAHIDFFTCYAAQIGATFNDESELVLERFEKVFPL, encoded by the coding sequence ATGAACCCAAATCAACAAGCGATGCTAGATGCGTATCTAGTACAACTGAGCCCAGAAGAACGAGCTGCAATACCTCAGGTTGTTGCGGAGTATTTTTGTGCCGATGAGTACAATGCCAATGAGTGCGCCCGTTTGATCAATAAGGGCATTAAACGCGCATCATGTAGCCTAAAAGAAGGTTATGACATCGACAATGAGCCACTGCCGCAAGTTGGCAACTTAACCCTTGTACTGAACTGGGCTGAAGAACCTGTATGTATAGTACGGCTCACTGAGGTATCCACTAGCCCTTTTAATCAAGTCACGCGTGAGTTTGCAGAATCAGAAGGTGAAGGAGATGGTAGCTACGAATGGTGGCATCAGGCCCACATCGACTTTTTCACATGTTATGCGGCTCAGATTGGTGCAACTTTCAATGATGAATCTGAACTTGTGCTGGAGCGCTTCGAAAAAGTCTTTCCTCTATAA
- a CDS encoding GNAT family N-acetyltransferase, with translation MRYHQVSPNQVPLALLLEADPSEASIKRYLPYAWCFVATENTDIRAACIVAPIEYQETQDTPTVVEIFNVSVHAEYQQQGIGSKLLKFAIISLKEKGVIRVELGTGAFGYQLTYYHRLGFRIDSVLKDHFLDHYTDPIFENGIQHKDMLRLYLNI, from the coding sequence ATGCGATATCACCAAGTTTCACCTAATCAGGTGCCCTTAGCTTTGCTGCTCGAAGCCGACCCTTCAGAGGCGAGCATCAAGCGTTACTTACCCTACGCTTGGTGTTTTGTGGCAACTGAGAATACGGATATACGAGCAGCCTGTATTGTTGCACCTATAGAATATCAGGAGACACAAGACACGCCGACTGTCGTCGAGATATTCAATGTTTCTGTTCACGCTGAATATCAACAGCAAGGCATAGGTTCAAAACTACTAAAATTTGCTATCATCTCCCTTAAGGAAAAAGGGGTCATACGAGTAGAACTCGGTACTGGTGCCTTCGGCTATCAACTCACATACTATCATCGGTTAGGTTTTCGCATAGACAGCGTGCTCAAAGATCATTTTTTAGACCATTATACCGACCCCATATTTGAAAATGGTATTCAACACAAAGATATGCTGAGGCTTTACTTAAATATCTAG
- a CDS encoding 2TM domain-containing protein — protein sequence MIVRKLRLQRGWSQDHLSQISGLSIRTIQRIERGHNAGLESLKSLAAVFEVQVTDLQKEPDMNESNMNESGIKTTKTPSDVSVSDEESKVLAQVREIKGFYSHLITYTLVISMLFVINFVTDPSYIWAWWPAMGWGIGIVSHALSAFEIMNFFGAGWEKKQVEKRLGRKL from the coding sequence ATGATTGTCAGAAAATTAAGATTACAACGTGGTTGGTCGCAAGACCATTTATCTCAAATAAGTGGATTGAGTATTAGAACCATCCAACGTATTGAACGAGGACATAATGCTGGTCTTGAATCATTAAAGTCTCTTGCTGCTGTATTTGAAGTTCAAGTAACGGATTTACAAAAGGAGCCCGATATGAACGAATCAAATATGAATGAGTCTGGCATCAAGACGACGAAGACACCGAGTGATGTTAGTGTGTCAGATGAAGAGAGTAAAGTGCTCGCTCAGGTAAGAGAGATCAAAGGTTTCTATTCTCATTTAATTACTTATACACTTGTAATTAGTATGTTGTTTGTCATTAACTTTGTGACTGATCCTAGTTATATATGGGCGTGGTGGCCAGCAATGGGTTGGGGAATTGGTATTGTGTCTCATGCATTGAGTGCATTTGAAATCATGAACTTCTTCGGTGCTGGCTGGGAGAAGAAGCAAGTAGAAAAGCGTTTAGGTCGGAAACTGTAG
- a CDS encoding GNAT family N-acetyltransferase produces the protein MELVSPSYEFEAAFTAFYDDFLANDHENSEYYLAGKQDFTSYVKHLLDEANGVNLADGYVPCNHYWLVNDNKSILGAIRVRHNIDNEFLALEAGHIGYDMAPLSRQKGNGKLMLKLALAKAKALGIHSVLITADEDNLASRRVIESNGGQFDRVVIGKVFPNPIARYWVDCS, from the coding sequence ATGGAATTAGTTTCACCTTCGTATGAGTTTGAAGCCGCTTTTACTGCATTTTATGATGATTTTTTAGCGAACGACCATGAAAATTCAGAGTACTATTTAGCGGGTAAACAAGACTTCACCTCGTACGTAAAGCATCTTCTTGATGAAGCTAATGGCGTGAATTTAGCTGATGGGTATGTGCCTTGTAACCACTATTGGTTAGTTAATGATAACAAATCGATACTTGGTGCTATTCGTGTTCGCCATAATATAGACAATGAATTCCTTGCATTGGAAGCGGGTCATATTGGTTATGATATGGCGCCTTTATCTCGTCAAAAAGGCAATGGCAAGCTAATGCTGAAACTTGCGTTAGCCAAAGCAAAGGCGCTAGGGATTCATTCTGTGCTTATCACCGCAGATGAAGATAATTTAGCATCGCGTAGAGTTATCGAAAGTAATGGTGGTCAATTCGATAGAGTCGTTATAGGTAAGGTATTTCCGAACCCTATTGCTCGGTATTGGGTCGACTGCAGTTAG
- a CDS encoding tRNA-binding protein, with protein MTPAPIKELISFSDFEKLDIRVGTITSVSDVEKSKKLMKLTVDFGDHTRTILAGIKQERENPSEIEGKQALFVVNLPEQKMAGEVSQGMLFDIGYADKQLPCLAMPEFPMPNGSRAG; from the coding sequence ATGACACCTGCACCCATAAAAGAACTTATTTCATTCAGTGATTTTGAAAAACTAGATATTCGTGTCGGTACTATCACATCAGTCTCGGACGTGGAAAAATCCAAAAAACTAATGAAGTTAACGGTTGATTTTGGCGATCATACTCGCACAATCCTTGCTGGTATTAAGCAGGAGCGTGAAAACCCAAGTGAAATTGAAGGCAAGCAGGCTTTATTTGTCGTTAATTTGCCTGAACAGAAGATGGCAGGCGAGGTTTCGCAGGGAATGTTGTTTGATATAGGCTATGCAGATAAGCAGCTTCCATGCTTAGCGATGCCCGAGTTTCCGATGCCAAATGGTAGTCGAGCAGGTTAG
- a CDS encoding GNAT family N-acetyltransferase, whose amino-acid sequence MITIRPYVIADAKALWLLFFNTVRTVNSRDYSQKQVEAWAPDNFDFDIWRQRMAGIQPFVAEIDGVIVGYTDLQASGLIDHFFCHHQYQGKGVGKALMQYVISTAIKRAIARLYSEVSITAKPFYEHYGFTVVREQTITVRGQNMNNFILEKWL is encoded by the coding sequence ATGATAACAATTAGGCCTTATGTTATTGCTGACGCGAAAGCCTTATGGTTGCTGTTTTTTAATACGGTTCGAACAGTAAACTCGCGGGATTATTCGCAAAAACAAGTTGAAGCGTGGGCGCCAGACAATTTTGATTTTGATATTTGGCGACAGCGCATGGCTGGCATTCAACCTTTTGTTGCCGAAATTGACGGTGTGATTGTTGGCTATACCGATCTACAAGCCTCTGGTTTGATTGATCATTTTTTTTGTCACCATCAATATCAGGGAAAAGGGGTGGGTAAGGCGCTAATGCAGTATGTTATTAGCACGGCAATAAAAAGGGCTATCGCGCGTTTGTATTCAGAAGTCAGCATCACGGCTAAACCTTTCTACGAGCATTACGGTTTTACCGTCGTGCGAGAACAGACAATCACGGTAAGAGGACAAAATATGAATAACTTCATACTAGAGAAGTGGTTGTAA
- a CDS encoding LysR family transcriptional regulator yields MNFSLEQLNAFVTVYEQASFSKAATKLNKHRTTMGQVISNLEDQLAIKVFERIGRSVKPTEDGELLYRYAKQAIEQARTFDRVALSLSYGGLESVTIAYCSFLPNKVLTDIRVNLAKSFPSMRVNFLVRTKPEIKKGIQDGSIHFGMVNVHQSTLINSIDYILLNYIAFAPFVGKSHPIAAMPISEQYGALKTSRQLVLKSLIDDEMGDKVILSPNYEVIEQLSLIVKFVEQGLGWSLLPTKIIQAEYLSEHLLKLSAEQLKDDLKIPVALWCPHSKQITKVKENIVSTISQYTQ; encoded by the coding sequence ATGAATTTCAGCCTAGAGCAACTCAATGCCTTCGTTACCGTTTACGAACAGGCCTCCTTCAGCAAAGCCGCGACTAAGCTCAATAAGCACCGCACCACTATGGGTCAGGTTATCTCCAATTTAGAAGATCAACTGGCAATAAAAGTCTTCGAGCGTATTGGCCGATCCGTCAAGCCAACCGAAGACGGTGAACTTTTATATCGCTATGCAAAACAAGCCATTGAACAAGCACGTACTTTTGATCGCGTCGCATTAAGCCTTTCTTACGGCGGGCTAGAATCCGTTACCATTGCATATTGCAGCTTTTTACCTAATAAAGTCCTGACCGATATTCGCGTCAATCTCGCAAAGTCCTTTCCGTCCATGCGTGTTAACTTTCTCGTTCGCACTAAACCTGAAATCAAGAAAGGCATCCAAGACGGTTCAATCCATTTTGGCATGGTTAACGTTCACCAGAGTACACTCATTAACAGTATCGATTATATTCTTCTTAACTATATTGCTTTCGCACCCTTTGTCGGAAAAAGCCACCCTATTGCCGCCATGCCAATCTCGGAGCAATACGGTGCATTAAAAACAAGCCGTCAGCTTGTGTTGAAATCACTAATCGATGATGAAATGGGAGATAAAGTCATTCTCTCACCCAACTATGAAGTTATCGAACAGCTGTCTTTAATTGTGAAGTTTGTAGAGCAAGGACTCGGCTGGTCATTACTGCCAACCAAAATTATCCAAGCTGAATATCTCAGTGAACATTTGCTCAAACTGTCAGCAGAACAATTAAAAGATGATTTAAAAATCCCTGTTGCCCTATGGTGCCCACATTCCAAGCAAATCACTAAAGTGAAAGAGAACATTGTCTCAACGATTTCTCAATATACCCAATAG
- a CDS encoding DUF1656 domain-containing protein, producing MPHEIALGEVYIPPLLLVVVIAYALASFVFFIGGKLGLYRFIAFPMIAELCLMVIFVNVLSQYITIF from the coding sequence ATGCCGCATGAAATTGCATTAGGTGAAGTGTACATCCCTCCACTTTTATTAGTTGTTGTCATCGCTTATGCGCTAGCAAGCTTTGTCTTTTTTATTGGCGGGAAGCTCGGGTTGTACCGTTTTATTGCATTTCCCATGATCGCAGAGCTGTGCTTAATGGTTATTTTTGTAAACGTACTCAGCCAATACATCACGATTTTTTAA
- a CDS encoding HlyD family secretion protein, producing the protein MLKRYFVTFILVVTASVILYSQYLTYTQNPWTRDGQIRAYVIQITPRVTGQINRMNIEDNAQVKKGDVLFEIDASVYNNNLKKAIAGQKQALALLNKAKNEERRSLNLVKRTPGAIPTLTLNNLHNAVETAQANVFAADALIDEAQLNLTYTKITAPTDGYITNLSHRVGSQVVANTPVVALIDQNSFWVEGFFKETDLKNVKPTDKALVTLMMHDDLPLEGEIKSIGYGIAKQDGSTGNALLPNVNPNFQWIRLAQRIPVKIHLNNTPQDLQLRVGMTASIKIMKNKTTE; encoded by the coding sequence ATGCTCAAACGTTATTTCGTCACCTTTATTTTAGTGGTGACAGCTTCAGTGATCCTCTATTCGCAATACCTCACTTACACTCAAAATCCTTGGACGCGCGATGGACAAATCCGTGCATATGTTATTCAAATCACCCCGCGTGTGACCGGGCAAATCAATAGAATGAATATTGAAGATAATGCGCAAGTTAAAAAAGGCGATGTGTTATTTGAGATTGATGCCAGTGTGTATAACAACAACCTTAAAAAAGCGATTGCAGGCCAGAAACAAGCGCTGGCTTTGTTAAATAAAGCCAAAAATGAAGAACGCCGATCACTGAATCTCGTCAAACGCACACCTGGTGCAATTCCAACACTGACCTTGAACAACCTGCACAATGCAGTTGAAACTGCACAAGCCAATGTTTTTGCAGCTGATGCTCTGATCGATGAAGCACAATTAAATTTAACCTATACAAAAATTACGGCACCAACAGATGGCTATATCACGAACTTGAGTCATCGCGTAGGGTCGCAGGTTGTCGCCAACACCCCTGTTGTGGCGTTGATCGACCAAAATAGCTTTTGGGTTGAGGGCTTTTTTAAAGAAACTGATCTCAAAAACGTAAAACCCACAGACAAGGCTTTGGTCACTTTAATGATGCACGATGATCTCCCACTTGAAGGTGAAATCAAAAGCATTGGCTATGGCATTGCGAAACAAGACGGCAGCACGGGCAATGCTTTGCTTCCAAACGTGAACCCTAACTTCCAATGGATCCGTCTAGCGCAACGGATACCAGTAAAAATACACCTTAATAATACACCTCAAGACTTGCAACTTCGTGTTGGCATGACGGCATCTATCAAAATAATGAAAAATAAAACAACAGAATAA
- a CDS encoding FUSC family protein, whose amino-acid sequence MPISPSTKNAIKVAVSVVLAISLALWFQWDKPYWSVISIIAMAVNETYGHALRKGRNRMLGTFLGMGYAVFLIGCFSQDPLLFIVFYTLFLAYCVFMAGNQRYGYMFTIAFVVCAIIASIGGFDSTNTFNIAVLRIQETLLGVVVYSLVFRLLWPQETESHFFSTLNSVVTDLNSSYYTLLDNKNLDTSTIGNVQTQIYKLQELLSLPLTGSHQLQHQHRKWRFFVSVCQRVQSHMEHLSQGQNTESEKNQTAYSEKDLRTLACVLSLLDKATTGDGDNNGNSHKALRLYIQEHAAKLKVPLQESSPSTTAALAQQPMLSNETKARLRNAFKAVCILLTCMGLWIFIPLPGGTIFPMIASVFANVIVSMPDSMVKQAFWGTLGWGAAILIQYTLVMPGFTELWQLAGFYGVNIFIIWKLCESPSLGIQKVLGGNLLVVLTMSALQSTPSYSIETPLLMLVNVMICMAVIRFYTGLFASQA is encoded by the coding sequence ATGCCGATTAGCCCATCGACAAAAAATGCAATCAAAGTTGCGGTATCTGTAGTGTTAGCCATTAGTCTTGCACTTTGGTTTCAATGGGATAAACCTTACTGGTCAGTGATCAGTATCATCGCCATGGCGGTAAATGAAACTTACGGCCACGCTTTACGTAAAGGTCGAAATCGCATGCTCGGTACGTTTTTGGGTATGGGCTACGCCGTCTTTCTTATTGGTTGCTTCTCACAAGATCCACTCCTATTTATTGTCTTCTACACGCTATTTTTAGCTTATTGTGTTTTTATGGCCGGTAACCAACGTTACGGGTATATGTTCACTATCGCTTTCGTTGTTTGCGCCATCATCGCCTCAATTGGTGGTTTTGATAGTACCAATACCTTTAATATTGCTGTATTGCGTATTCAAGAAACATTATTAGGGGTTGTCGTTTACTCCCTTGTCTTTCGCTTACTCTGGCCTCAAGAAACCGAAAGTCATTTCTTCTCAACGCTAAATAGCGTAGTAACGGATCTAAATAGTAGTTATTACACCTTACTTGATAACAAGAACCTTGATACAAGCACTATCGGCAATGTTCAGACGCAAATATATAAACTGCAAGAACTGCTGTCCCTTCCTTTAACGGGCAGTCATCAGCTTCAACATCAGCACCGGAAATGGCGATTCTTCGTTAGCGTGTGTCAACGAGTGCAATCACATATGGAGCATTTATCGCAGGGACAAAACACAGAATCGGAAAAGAACCAAACGGCTTATTCTGAAAAAGATTTACGCACTTTGGCCTGTGTACTATCGCTGCTGGATAAAGCAACAACAGGCGACGGTGATAACAATGGAAATAGTCATAAAGCGCTACGGCTCTATATTCAGGAGCATGCAGCCAAATTGAAAGTTCCGCTTCAGGAAAGCTCACCATCAACAACGGCAGCATTGGCGCAACAGCCGATGCTCAGTAACGAGACTAAAGCACGGCTGCGTAATGCATTCAAAGCTGTATGCATCTTGCTAACGTGTATGGGGTTGTGGATTTTTATTCCACTGCCTGGCGGAACAATATTCCCCATGATAGCTTCCGTTTTTGCGAATGTGATTGTATCTATGCCAGATAGCATGGTTAAGCAGGCTTTTTGGGGAACACTTGGCTGGGGAGCCGCGATACTTATACAGTACACACTTGTCATGCCAGGGTTTACAGAGTTATGGCAACTGGCGGGTTTCTATGGCGTTAATATATTTATCATTTGGAAGCTGTGTGAATCACCAAGCCTCGGAATACAAAAAGTGCTTGGCGGAAATTTACTGGTTGTTTTAACGATGAGCGCCTTACAAAGCACACCCAGCTATAGCATAGAAACACCCTTACTAATGCTGGTCAATGTCATGATATGCATGGCCGTTATTCGTTTTTATACTGGCTTATTTGCAAGCCAAGCATAA
- a CDS encoding TIGR02450 family Trp-rich protein — MTKVTPKKLYNSKWTSTAPENREKHFIVIKVVFNDEGIVELCIIEAVMSKRQMEIDWRELMNEDLWLQGWK, encoded by the coding sequence ATGACTAAAGTCACACCGAAGAAACTATATAATAGCAAGTGGACATCGACAGCTCCTGAGAACCGAGAGAAACACTTTATCGTCATTAAAGTAGTATTTAATGACGAGGGTATTGTTGAGCTATGTATTATCGAGGCTGTTATGTCGAAGCGACAAATGGAAATAGATTGGCGTGAATTGATGAATGAAGATCTATGGCTGCAAGGCTGGAAATGA
- a CDS encoding histidine kinase sensor domain-containing protein: MFNFQRINLFKNKNSDNLSVDSKWLGHDFFERKRQGPLAYKLFSYFAVILLLILGLQNVAEHALIKALLHVPSRVQSEMLALSLQAEIMIAEGDMDELADWERGQEYYLFVLDAQQNVLSGREMHPHFKFKLNFIRSLDSILDDRVNQPIIAVPLTNGNQLVIQFPHEKHPAHTFRYYFALSQIVIAVLILTVFSGLLARYLQRPLTQLQEASRRLSEGDFSVRVASEVGESVKEFSELAKDFDHMTHRIHELAEKQKRLIRDVSHELKTPLARHGLALHLLRRNLSEEQQVMADRLERESDEMNDLVSEILEFSRLENASYDPQLVPVQLEALCSLHVLEAQHSKLPGQTIGCYVDKTLPLVMADSRLASRAIKNVIGNAIKYAGKDAVIRVSAYEADGKVKLEIADDGCGISPLHLKRIFDPFTRIEDSRDKLSGGNGLGLAIVKESMAVMKGSVIAENCRKGGLRITLLFVI; the protein is encoded by the coding sequence ATGTTTAATTTCCAACGTATCAACCTCTTTAAAAATAAAAACTCAGACAATTTAAGCGTGGATAGCAAATGGTTGGGACATGACTTTTTTGAACGTAAGCGTCAGGGCCCTTTAGCCTATAAGCTTTTTTCGTATTTTGCTGTCATCTTATTACTGATATTAGGCCTGCAAAACGTTGCTGAACATGCGTTGATCAAAGCGCTTCTGCATGTACCAAGCCGAGTACAGAGCGAGATGCTTGCTCTTTCTCTGCAGGCTGAAATCATGATTGCAGAAGGTGATATGGATGAACTAGCAGACTGGGAAAGAGGACAAGAGTACTACCTGTTTGTTCTTGATGCGCAGCAAAACGTACTGAGTGGACGTGAAATGCATCCACATTTTAAGTTCAAGCTCAATTTTATCCGCAGTTTAGACTCAATTTTAGATGATAGAGTGAACCAGCCTATTATTGCTGTGCCATTAACTAACGGTAATCAGCTTGTTATTCAGTTCCCGCATGAAAAGCACCCGGCACACACTTTTCGCTATTATTTTGCATTAAGCCAAATTGTTATTGCTGTGTTGATTCTGACTGTATTTTCAGGCTTGTTAGCGCGTTATTTACAGCGACCGCTTACTCAGCTTCAAGAAGCTAGCCGCCGCTTGTCTGAAGGTGACTTTTCTGTTCGAGTAGCAAGTGAAGTCGGTGAAAGTGTTAAAGAATTTAGTGAGTTAGCCAAAGATTTCGATCATATGACGCATCGTATCCATGAACTTGCGGAAAAACAAAAGCGCTTAATTCGAGATGTTTCACATGAGCTTAAAACACCGTTAGCACGCCATGGCCTTGCGCTTCATCTTCTTCGTCGTAATCTGTCGGAAGAGCAACAAGTAATGGCGGATAGGCTAGAGCGGGAATCCGACGAGATGAACGATCTTGTGAGTGAAATCCTTGAGTTTAGTCGATTAGAAAATGCGAGCTACGATCCTCAATTAGTGCCTGTGCAACTGGAAGCTCTTTGCTCTTTACATGTGCTGGAAGCACAACATAGTAAACTACCAGGACAAACAATTGGTTGCTATGTTGATAAAACATTACCCTTAGTTATGGCCGATAGCCGATTAGCGTCTCGTGCTATTAAAAATGTAATTGGCAACGCCATTAAATACGCAGGTAAAGATGCTGTTATTCGAGTTTCAGCGTATGAAGCGGATGGTAAGGTGAAACTAGAAATAGCGGATGATGGGTGCGGGATCTCTCCTTTGCATTTGAAGCGCATATTTGATCCTTTTACGCGCATAGAAGATTCACGAGATAAACTGTCGGGTGGAAATGGCTTAGGACTTGCGATAGTCAAAGAATCTATGGCAGTAATGAAAGGCAGCGTGATAGCTGAAAATTGCAGGAAAGGTGGATTACGAATAACCCTTTTGTTCGTGATCTAA
- a CDS encoding response regulator transcription factor, with product MSRVLVIDDDVQLCELLADVLEAEGYDVECRHCGETALAYMQDYPVDLVLLDVMLPNIDGMQVARRICQRFATPILMLTALADEASMMDGLQAGADHYMPKPFRVPELLARMTAILRRVGLERQRQSQHCNEQNLSQQIARLPLTGTEFELLEYLIKNNEIVVSKAELQKEVLKKDLSPFDRNLDMHISNIRRKMVQSGLSKQHIKTIRGKGYSFLAMAS from the coding sequence GTGTCCCGTGTTTTAGTCATTGATGATGATGTACAGCTCTGCGAGTTGTTGGCTGACGTATTAGAAGCTGAGGGTTATGATGTTGAATGTAGGCACTGTGGTGAAACTGCTTTAGCTTATATGCAAGACTATCCCGTCGATCTCGTATTGTTAGATGTCATGCTACCAAACATCGATGGCATGCAAGTCGCTAGGCGTATTTGCCAGCGTTTTGCTACACCTATCTTGATGCTTACTGCATTAGCTGATGAAGCATCCATGATGGATGGTTTACAAGCTGGGGCAGATCACTATATGCCCAAACCATTTCGTGTGCCTGAATTGCTGGCACGTATGACGGCGATCCTTCGTCGGGTAGGGCTTGAACGTCAACGTCAATCTCAGCATTGTAATGAACAGAATTTATCGCAGCAGATTGCTCGCTTGCCATTAACTGGTACTGAATTCGAATTGCTTGAGTATCTGATTAAAAATAACGAAATTGTGGTGTCTAAAGCCGAACTTCAAAAAGAAGTGCTCAAAAAAGACCTAAGCCCATTCGATCGTAACCTTGATATGCATATTAGTAATATTCGCCGGAAAATGGTGCAATCTGGCTTATCTAAGCAGCACATAAAAACTATTCGTGGTAAAGGATATAGCTTCTTAGCGATGGCCTCTTAA